The genome window TCGTTGATCGCATAGTTGGAGAAGTATTTGCCATGGCAGTTGAATCAGCCCCAATCGCCGCAGCGGGTAGCCCGAAGAAAGCGAAAAAAGGAGCAGGTGGACCAAAGAAGCCAAAGTCGAAGCCCACTCATCCGCCAACCTCTTCTATGGTGGATGCTGCAATCAAGGCTTTAAAGGAGCGTGGAGGTTCGTCGCTCCCTGCTATTAAGAAGTACTTGGCAGTCAACTACATGGTAGATGTTGAAAAATTGGCTCCTTTCATCAAAAAGTACCTGAAGGGTGCGGTTGCCAGCGGGAAATTAATCCAACCAAAAGGCACGGGTGCTTCCGGTTCATTCAAATTGCCcgcgaaagaaaagaaagaaaaatcaacTAAAAAACCAGCAGCAAAGAAACCTAAAGCTGCGGCTAAGCCAAAGAAGACAGGCGAAAAGGAAGCAGCAAAACCTAAGAAGATTGCATCACCCAAGAAGAAGGCAGTTGGCGCCGCGAAAGCAGCGAAAAAATCTGGAAGTGTGAAAGCGAAGGCACCCAAGGAGAAAAAACCAAAGGCTGCGAAAGTAGCAAAGAAGGCACCAAAGCCAAAGACGGCAGCAAAGAAAGCCGCTCCCAAGAAGACAGCGGCTAAGAAGTAAATTTTTCAAAGCTTGGCCTACGCATGTGGAGATCAATAATTTAACCCAACAGTCCTTATCAGGACTACCAACTTGGTTTTCAAAGAGTGAAGTTATTAGGATATCTTAACCCTAGCTTAGTTTTCTGTAGTCGTCAGCTGACTTCAACTTCTATCCTACGGGGATTTGTTGCCCATCTTTATTTTCTAAACGATATTGAGTCATAAAATCAATGTTGATCCGAGCCGAGTCGAAACTCGAGCAGATTTGACTTACTGTGGTTTTATTGGTTCAATTTCGGTTGAAATTCTGGAAGGTCCTGCAGTTGCCGTAGTTTGCAGGATGCTCAATTGATGTAGCTTGGCTTTCTTTCAATGGGTTTAGCGCATTTACCGGGTGCATGTGTGCCGAAGCGATTGAATGCAGCGTGGCACTGCATTGTACCCTTGTTGCGTCTCGGTGGAAAAGATACCAACAAGAGGCTCAATTTCCTGTTTTTCTCCAAGTGAGCCGAAGTAATCTCCGGGATGTCTTTCCTCCTCCATGATGATGATCGGAGGGACCGGTGTTAACGCGACGATGTCCGCCGTGTTTACTCTCCATCTGCTCGATTTTCCTCCTAAGTTTGATGATTGTCAGATTTTGCTGATTTGTTATACTGTTGAGGTTGGCTATCCGGTTCGCAGAATTATTCCGCCGGCGGTTATAAACTCTTCCTCAGCTGCTGAGTGGAACGAGGACTCCGATAGAACCTCGTCATCCGGCTATGGTGAAGGTGGAGATCTAGTAGGCGCCTGTggagataaaataaatttaaagattGTGTTATGTAGGCAACAGGCGTTGGGCTTAATTTTAGTTTTGTGAAAAGTCCTCAGACCGAGGGGACAATGCCGATCGATATGACCGGTCAGCGTAGGTGTAGAAAGAGGGAGATTTACGTCTGGTTATTAcgaaaacaacaattttgcgaaaaacaacaatttttattacacCTATAAAATTACAagtctaaattaacctaacttatgtactaccttaacagcatagcttaatctaaggtacaaactatggcttaaactaacttatcactaaagaataaaTTTTACAATACATGAAATtttatctggaggaaaagttgacaaaaacctccactcgttaaaTGTTGGTACAGTGGCGGCGGATTCTGCGTTCTTTACAGAGGATTCGCTTgatttggtgaggggaagcgtcggaccagaagatgaagccgaaaacgaggaggggaccgataagctgtttgtagcaaaacagcttgactttctgaggtgttgggctAGTGTATTTCAGGATTGGGTAGAGTGATTTGAAGGTccctgttgcacggttcagtgccttcgtgatatgtgtgACGTGGGACAGGCGGGAattgattgtcaccccaaggacttctttgacggttgggatggtgtcgttgtggatcttcagggatagggttgaaatgtcgttcctcattttcggcgtcatcttagcggtaccacggaatacgatggttttgctttttttgtggatttagggacagtttcaagcgggtgaaataccggtagagctcgtccaaataggaattcaggcgggcttcaccggcagggatgtttgtggtggaggtgtagaggatgagatcatccgcgtattgaaggattcggattggatttgggtgtggagttggtttaggaaggtctgcggtaaacagggaaaagagggtagcggagaggactgaccctgagggatgccagccgggctagaatatggggaggagaggtgttcacggagttggatttgcgatttccgcccatcaagaaagctaagaattagcttgcagaagtgcggatggaactgggggacttcagaaagcttgtatgcgagtccgtattgccatacggtgtcgaaagccttctttatgtcgaggagacaggctatggtcggagcgttccggttgaggccgaggaggacgtccgatttgagcacgagtagtgcatgttcgactgagtgtttggggcggttggcgaattggaattgtgggattgaataattggagtcacagtgcccgtagatagtgactttgatgatccgctcgaaaatcttggcggaggatgagaggattgagataggcctgtagctatcgggatttagtgggttttggtttttcttggggataggaacaattcgagcactcttccaatctgttgggaagtgggcgttgataaggcagtggttgatgatggaggacataatgggggcaatgcttggggcgcatttcttaaggacgatggaggggattttgtcaagcccaaccgatttcttgtttttgaagGCGGCGGTGGCCGCTctgacggagtctggactgacaaagtggatggggaggatattctctcgctgacttgggtcggcgagggcatgggtgaagggattttgtgCGGGTTGGcgaatgaggtaggaagggtgggttagaagttgggagatctttccgtttacctcgttatcgaaacttggttcacggaagtggagggtgcagtggtaagcttgcaggaagtggtcagcgagaacttttactttttctgtgggtgggatgttttggggaaggaacgcgttttgttggactgatttgcccaaacgcgggcaggtctttctgagttccctgtattTACCAGGGTTCagctcagtgttggagaggtggttgtggagatattgggtgtatagggtgaggattcttTCGCGGATGGACTTgtccagttcgcggatttcggtAAGGAGGtgggaggattgcggagagtatctattcctaaataatctccgcctgagggtctttttatattggatgtcggataggatatcgtcgggaagggtgattaggttgcggtaatttaagggacgggaaggatcaattcgtcgcatacttgccgaactgcttcggtgtattgacgaactgtcaggtcGATGGACTCGTTAGGAACTGTacggttggatgggagtaggagaggttgaagtttggttttgagggccaggttgatgtttttccagtttgcacgctggaagtcggaaactgagggtggggtggaccgaacgaCTCTGTCCGGGAGTTTTATGTTGAGGATTACGGCATCGTGATCGCTGATGccggggaccgtttcgaggaaggggaaggtgTTAGGGTTGGAAATGACAGCCAGGTTGCTgctaatcaggaagtggtctaggtaggaGTGGTAGTGTGGTTTGTTGAAGGTCGGGAGTGCCGgactgaaatgggctaggttgatgTTGGGATTTGAGGTTGTGAGGAACAGGTGGAGCTGATTCTTGTtgtggttcgaccgtgcatcgaaccaggacgggtgtctGGGGTTGAGGTCCCCTTGACCTATGATCAGGGAAAATTGTTTACCGGGAGAGCGGTGTAGGGACGCGCAGAAGGATTTGATGCGGAGAAAGTCTTGGGTGTCGAGGGATTGGTTGGGGCAGTATACAGAGGCAacgaagaccgaggttgattgggattcAAAAGAGATCAGTGATATTTCGATGGATTTGAAGGTGTTCAGAGGTGGGTGGATTTGGCTGATTAGGAATTTGTCGGAGATAAGGACGACTCCCTGAACTTTCAATTCATCGACGATCTCCTGAGGGGAGAACGTCGAATCGAGGTCTCGTAGGATGAGGCTGGTCGTCTTATCCGAGGGAAGGGTGTACGTGAAGAACTTATTATTGTTCTCCACGAGGACCTTCTTGGCGGTAGCGTAATCCTCCGGTGTTTTGGTGAGGATTTGGTGGGAACTACCTGATTTTCTTTGATGTTTTTAAAGGCAGCCGAGTTTTCGACTACCACAAGCGGAGGAATCTTTCGACTTACCTCCTTTTTTCCGGGGGCTGCAGTGGCTAGCCttggttgttgttgctgctgttgcggCTTAGGTGGTGGCTGTTTCGTTCCGACGGCGGGCTGCCGCTTCTTCGTCTCGCCGAGGGTCGGGAAGGCTTCCGGGCGTGACCCGGATGGTAGGGCGAGTGATGCCGGTGTTGCTTCCTCGGTGTGGACGGTGGTGTCCATCACTTCGTTAGACGCTGTTGGTACAGTAGGCGCCGGAGGGGGGTTGGGTGTCCCGAAGGTTCGGGCGATGGTCGCTTCGAGCGACTTGATGACGGTCGCAAGATGCCGGTTCTCTTCCTGAGCTTGCCGTAGTTGCCTCAGCAGCAGCTTATTCTGCTTGCGCAGAGCTTCGCGGATCGCGCCGACGGAAACAGAGCTCTTAACCGTCCCGTCTGAGCTTGTCTGCGAGTCGGACTCGCAGTCGCTGGAGAGCGTTACCTCTGACGCAGTCTCCATTCCGTCGTCAGAGTTTGCGTTTTTCGGCTCGCCAGTCGGGCGCCTTCTTGCGCTTCTTCCGGGTCACCTTCGTGAACCCGGTTGCGTCCGTCTCACTCATTGTCTTTTCCACTTTTCTTGTTTATCACTGGTAGTCATTTTCTTCACTAACTTGATAGTTTTTCCACACTTGAATTTTAGTTTTTGAATGTCACACACTGACGCACTTACTAACACCGCGATAGAAACTGCTTGTTCCGTACACTCGACCGTCTCGGTTGATGGTTGGCAGTGAACTTGTCTGGTTATTACGATTCACGTTCGTGCGCTTTTATAGCTCAACAGACTGTATTTCATTACCAAAAAATAATTTAACGTCTATAATTTAGGTACCTCAACAGTCAAATTTAACCTAAAGCATAATCTAAGGACATAATGGACACACTATTGATAATTTTAGGATGTATGTATACAGCAggatcccgataattcgtatagtTAAGGGTCTGATGTTTGGGTACGAATTAGGTTGGATGAACTTACAACCACTTGTCACCGCGTTTCTCAATTGGTTCTCCTTATGGAGAGGCCAACTTTTTTCAGAGAGATAGTAATGTGTCAACGGTAAATCGTAGAAAGGAagagaattttctttttcaatttctacAGATATTACCTAACTTCCTAAAAAAATACCTTGTAACCTTCACTGTCTTCTCTCTTCCTCTTGAAACAGTATGAATTAAAGGGACTTTTGAGCTGGAAATACGAATTATAAGACGTTTTAAGTGACCTcgaataaaaaattaatatgGATTACCGAGGAGTCGGAATATATTACTTTCATACCACTTATTGGGTTTTTTTCTGGGGACCCTAAAAATTTCTGCAGATTAGCAGAAATTACGAATAATACGCCAAAATATTTGCACGCGCCAAACTGCGCTGAATGACCATCTTACAAACTGCCGGAATTGCCCAAGTTTCGTTGGAGCCGCGGCAAGAAGAAACACTTACAAGCGAGCAGCGCCTGTCCCACTCCACCCAAGCTTCAGGCTGTTCTCATCAGAAATCCAGTTTTCACATGGCTATCCTTCTCTTTTGTTGACCCGATACTGAGCGGCACCACACCATCTGTGCAGGCCCACCCAGCAAACCAATTTCAATTccaatttcctcgaattcgcttagatattggaagatttttttcagatattcaaTGCGATGGTTAGTATCCTGACTTCCATTCATGCATAATAGAATCAAAGAGTTGATCATTAACTCTATCAGATACGACGATATCTACGATTTCTAACGGATTAACTTCTTCCATGCCCCAACGAAGAGCCTAGTACTTGGTCCCCACCTTCAATAAAGGTTATTATCACCCCTTCATCATGAGCAGTAGTATTATTGCTAAcacttggtggggtataacgcgattacctgaaatgccctgtAGCTTTCCCCACGACTTCACGAAACGCCCGCACTTCTCTCCActtttctgcaccaagtgcccttgggacgacccattcgtcggccatcttgggagagtgaattctACTGCATGATGTggtccgcaatgcaattgtcaccccttcttaatgtgtgaccactTCCGActtccgatcacattgcgtACGAGTGCAAGGTCTATGCGCCGATCAAGTTTTTCCTTTGTAATAGTATTAAGGCAACGTATCCCGATGATACGTGGTagacaacttgatcttggtgttgagataactacctttctagattttagacaagacaaCGAAAGGGGATCTAgctctgttaatgcgtcgggtaacattcagttcggttccactatcagcagaaaccacgcttcctagatatacaaattgatcgaccaccttcaatgctctgctcattaatatAGATGCGGAGACTGTGTTGACCCGTCGGACTGAGAACCtccgttttgttggtgtttatcttcatcttctatctacttgcctcttttttcaaattcagagccatttgaccaaagtCCATGGTCCGGTAAGAGAGCaaaaagatgtcatcagcgtagtcgaggtgatgtcatggtccattgaactcttccaTTTACTGGGAACAAGGTAGCATGAAAGATGTCGCCGATAACAAACAGAAATAATATCATTAACAAGATGCAGCCCTGGTGGACTCAGCTTTGGATCTCCCGAAATTTACGTATGAATAGAGGTAGCAGTTCTACAGGTACAGCGATAAATTATCTGTAGGGAAACCGTCAAATCCGGCGGtgttactccgtttgaatgcattgaatggcgaaatgatttctcttctgctcggagaaacagtctgtatccgcatgttacggtcaGTTACTTCATTCATAAGAGGGGAAACCtcaccgaatgtgatacggttaagaattttggtgaaatgctctttccacctcttcacttGCTTGACGTCGTGGATGAGAACTCGACTGTTAAAGTCCTTCATCAAACTATAGAAAGATTTGTGTCTTTCGTGCTGCGGTATACACTCCTCAAATTATTACGCTCTGCGCCATCTTCCGCTTACCTAGCCACTGGGGGACTAGACtcctaattattattattattaagccgGCGGAAAGCAAGCCCAGGAAAATCTGCTATAGGATCAAGGCCGGATCAGAAATGTTTTCCATTCGGAAGATGAAGGGCgatggagtcctcgtcgaattatGCCCGAAGAAATTAACAAAGATATGTTTCGTGAAGCGTGAAGACGCTACTGGGAGAGaaggctttggtttctagcctagaatccGCATTATCTTTGGAGATcagagatcttgactgccttacaGAAAATAACGAAGAGCCCATCTAACGCGATTGTTCGGATTGTACTCACCTCTCCCAACTTTCGATTCCAAAAACTTGCAGTGGTGGAAGATGCAAAGCAATATGCGATGAAAtttcttaacagcgggaaaattagAATTGGCTGGGTAATATCTTGGATAAAAATTCAGGCCGAACCCATCAAATATTTAGGTTATGGCACACGTCTGAAACGTGTCTCCAATGACGGCAACATTCCGCAGATACATCCACGTTGACCATGAAGTGAACACTTGCAATGAAAAGAGAATTGTGTTCCATGCAGTAATTGTGGCGGGTCTGATGAGAGCATCGAACATACGCGGGTTTGgtgcggtgtccagtcttcagaagaGAAGAGCAAGAACGTGTCAAATGACAGACCACTTGAATGGAGCATACCTTACTTAGActgaagagggaaatgaattttcCAAGTGGCAACAAGAAAAAGGCCCAAAGTACAGTaagttccggcgcccaggctgcgaaggaagcattcccggcATAATCTTGAGTCGGAATCATTGGTGTCGCTGGGTGGAGctttggaagacttctcgacagGCAACTTATCAATACATCTGGGCGCTCTTCTTGTGCGTGAAACGTGACGAAGATGAACACCGGGGATTTGCCGAGTCTCTTGAAGCAGATGGTTCTGCGTGTGAGGGCACTTCGCGGGCTgatggcgctgcagctgacactaccGTAATTCAATTATGAGCCTGATAATGACAGCCTGCTGAGCTTGAATGCCCTGCAGGGCACCGAGGCATCGACCTTCTTAGTATTGGTATACTGCAGAAATTGCAGAGATTCGGAAGGAGGGTCATAAACTCCACCGCTTGACAAAACGCCTAAACTACAGAGAGGAGGCAAGTAACACAACGGCAGAGTACaggtcagccaaaaggagacttcaTGACACTATAAAtagaagctcgctgctggcaggacctaGTCGACGCGGTGAATTGGGATCCGTAGGGAGTCGGTTATAAGCTGATAACacgggctctgcggaaaccctgttcacttaagattAAGCAGAAAGACTGTATTGTGTGAGCACTATTTCCTGTATATCCCTTACGAGTTGATGACAGTTTCGTAGAAGGCGCCCAGGAttgcgccaggacccgatgatatCCCGGCAGAAGCATACAAATTGGTGTTCCAACATCGACCAGACTTACTgcttggcgcattcaacgcttgcgtgaaaaaggacattttccctacatgtgctgatcagcaaagggaaaagcGAGCCTAAGTTACCATCTGCAAATCGACCACTTTCTATACCTGACACGGCCGAGAAAGTACtcgaaaagttaataataaacaGAATCGCTGAGGCGATACGTGCTGGCGGAGACTTACCCCCACGGCTGTTCAGTTTTAGATCGAGACAATCCACAgtagatgctgtcatgcaagttacGGATGCACTCCAGCAAGCGAAGGCAGACAGCCGTCGAGCTGGATGGGTGGTGTTTCTCGTAACGTTTGATGTTAGAAATggctttaattccgtaaaatagaaagacattctaggcacactagacaatattccATGTATTGAGctgtctcttacggatattgagggattatttgaaaaatgagGACGGCGGTCACTTCGAGGTTAGCGCAGGTATCCATCATACGCCCGGCCCTTTGGAACGCTTTTTACGATGGTCTGCcaagactcgatatgccagaagagtcgagCCTGGACggatatgtacatacatttatTTCCGGATGCACCGTTGAACAGGtaacttggtatattgatgggTGAATTGACGGGTGAACGCcttacgctggaaaaaaaccgaagtagtcatcctaactaaaaatagaatcccgaccctgcgtcccatatcgaacAGCGAATcggtaatcgagtcaaaatttAGAGATGAGCtagttcgagcaaatcaaatcagCTGCGGGCAAGGTTGCGGATGGAGTTTTGGCCTTAAGTCTAATGATAAATAAtgggggtcctacatctagtaggcgacgtcttctAATACAAAGTAGTTTATTCAGCTCTACGGCGCGGTTGTATGGGCTGATGATCTGGCCAGAGAGGTATATGGtaagcgctttatgtaagtacagagatagatagctttgcgggCGGCGTTTGCCTGTTGCCCTTTTTGTTAAGGAATGTAAAGCCATGCACAAGCACAAGGGTGGTTTGCTCGTGTAGAACGGTAACGTACACTAAATGGGTGGCAACTCACTTGGTAAAACAAGACaataggcagatggactgcgcggctcattggcaacttaggttcATTTTGAGACCGACTATTTCCTTACACACGGAgctttttagtcttacctgcaagATTAGGAGGAAACGATCTCCTTGTTTTGTAATGGGGTTGGGGACGAAGCCTATcacaacttttttttcttgtggaaggtgggattgtATCGTCAacagttttatttaaatacaacGGAGTTCTCCCCAGACAATATTGGTGGCAGATGCGGAGTACCGCTGACAGGTGCAACCGTGTTGTGCATTACGTTTGGGTTCTTGTTGTTGCAAAGTAagtagagctcgaccggtggagggtcTGTCGCCTGCGGTTCGGAGACATATCTTAAGAAAAGGCATATTGTCCAATTCTCCAAATATAATGCCATTCGGAATGACAACAGTACCGATACTGCCTTTTAAGTCAGAAAAGGCTGTCAGCATGGTCCATTTTGATTCTATTTCTTCGACGGTCGTCGACCTCATCTTCAGCCATAACGCatagattttggatttggaaagagtggTAGGGAGGTTCGGACTCAAAACATATATCAAAAAACTTGGAAGTACTCAGTACACTCTTTTATCAGAAATAATACATTGGtagcatttttttccaatgaCAGCAGGATTATTAGCTTCTTCATGTCATCGGTCTCAATCAGATCGGTCGGCAAGCTATACCTTATTAGGATTGTCTTCAACCTATTTCTTTTCCCTTCCCTAAGTTCCACCTAGTTCAAATAGTGTCAGACTTATCTGATTCAAACTGAAAAGGGAGATAGCCACACTATAAACTATAATTTCTCGCAATTAATATTACATTTTATGGAGACACGTGTTTCTGCTTTGAAAGTTTAACCCTAAGCACTTGGTAATGTTCTACCACTTTGCGAAAATCATGTTCCTAATAACAAGTTATATTTTCCGCTCTTGTCCACTTAAATGATATAGGATGCTTCCCCCTTGGAAGGGAGTCGAATGTTGCTATTTGCTGTGTGATCTCAATCTTGTCCATCAAACGTAAATTACTATTTACGCTACTTTCCTGCTCTTTTGCATTCGATTCGCACAAGGATTAAGCCACTTTCGTGCTAAGCTGCAATTTGTAAAAATTACTGACATTGAAAGTTAACGTTAAGGGCTCGAGGACATCAGACAGTCTACAAATGGACAGCAATAGAATTTCTGGAGTATCCTTTAATCCTATTCCAGTGTTCCAGTAAATTGAAGTTGATAATGAATAGCGTTACAAAACCAAAACGGCTTTATGGGTTCACTATTACAGGTCGGAATAACGACAGGATACGAGGTAGAAACAGATGTAGTTAGGAAAGTATTTTGATTGTGTTTTAATTGCATTTCAATCACCTTAGAGGTCAAGCCTTCTTCTTTAGCCGAGACCCGAGAAAAAGCATCTTCTGCAGAAATTTTTAAACGACAAACTACCAGGTTGAAGGATATATGTCTGAAATTCCTTCGGACCACCTCCTTGCACGCACTCAAATTTATTGCAGATAACGAAATAACGAGTGGTGAAAAGTGAGTTCTGAACTTTGAAGGTCTCAAGTTCACAGGCTTAGCGATAAGATTGAATTCCGAGTCTCAGTGCGCGTAGCAAGTATCACATCTTTTTCAGATACTTCTTTTCAATCGCGTTTCTACTCGCTGTGGTCACGTCGTCTTACTATATAACAGCTATTTACTACAACTGGATGGAATCTCCTATAATAACTGCTACAAGTTCCATGCCATCATCTATCTCTACTATTCCGTTTCCTGCAATTACCATATGCAATTTAAATCAGGCAAGGAAAAGTGTTGTAAAAGGATTTAAGAAGTAAGTATTTCAGTTAACGTTTTTTTGAatcaaaattctgaaaatatcaGTCTCTACCCTTTTTGAAATGTTGGGTTAAATTGTTAATTGAAGCAGTATTGTATAATTTCCAAGAGTTCTTAGCTTTTTTGAGAATAGAGTTCGGCTTGTTTTTACATACATGGCTTACATGGCCTTTCCATGATCTGCCAGAGGCATGGCAGGTAATTATTAAGCATCTAGACTGATTTTTAACACCGGTTAGAAATTAGCCATTTACAATTTGTAACTTGGTGGTATATCCTGTAATGCCTGGAATGCGTGTGTACTTTTTGATCAGGGCGTTGAAAAAGCGAAGAATGCTTGGGTCGCTAGTTAATTTGAAGGCTGCAACACTAATCTTCATCATAAGCAAGATACGGCTCTAGAgaacaatttcttttttgaatGGTACTATGCTTTCGTCCGTGGCTAACTCTCCATTGTTCGGTCGGTTTTTGGGTTGTTTGATGTTCTAGGTCTACCTCAGCTGTGTGCAATTCAAATGGGTATTGAGAATTACGTCTAAGGATTCCGATTATGAAAGTCTCGGGGTTCCGTGTATAAGGGGCTTTGGAAGTCTCAGATTCTTACAGAACTATGACCAGTTCAAGTACGAAAGTCTCATCGTTCATGTAAAAAATGTATCCTTTATGAACTGATCTATGAATCAATCCAACCCTTTTAGGAGAAGATCAGGCTGGTCGGTAAGTAACTTTTTACATCTTATAGTATTCGTGGCTCTGTAGTATGCAGACAGATCATTTCCTTCGCCTTTGTCCTACGACGAATTGACGCGCAGATCCATTTGTTTGCATGTTGCACTTTTTTTTATCCGATCCACCAAGCATTCTTTAATGCTtcactcgcctcccccgtttaacggaatattccggattcgttaacgtatcgcaggatttccgttagtggatgtgatgctacccgtcgcaattggaggacatcggcaccaaagatctgatgcctgatgcgtccataggcggggcattcacataggaaatgctccgtggattccgcttcctcattacaggagggacacgtatcatcttcggtaattcctattctgaacatatgcccagctaatgaattatggcctgtcagaatgcccacaatacacccgcaagtcctcctgcttttcgacaggataaactttgcggtacgtatgttgggttctggcaggaaaagtttggtgtgtcgagcagcatttaagctctgccacctgtcgttatgggaaacttgttcccagtttttgaaaacagatttagccaatgcttctgataccccaattgctggctccggtcccggcataggggagattgactcctttttcgctaaagcgtccgagatttcatttccctctatgccacagtgaccaggtacccagagtagttccaccgtattgaatctagacatagagttcaaacggtttctgcattcctgaacgattttcgaggtgatcaaaggactgctcaatgccctcagtgcagcttgactgtcactgcagattgcgatgcgcctgcccttcaaccgctcgtcaatcacccagtttgccacccttaggatcgcataaacttcggcttgaaagaccgttgcatattgtcccaaaggaaaagcccgcttctcgtttttattcgagaggtagactccggctccaaaaccctcttctgtttttgagccatcggtgtagaagacttccgtatatcccgccacgcattcctctggg of Hermetia illucens chromosome 4, iHerIll2.2.curated.20191125, whole genome shotgun sequence contains these proteins:
- the LOC119655484 gene encoding histone H1-like; the protein is MTKLTKQTKNNKQNYLAISYCNSILSINEKRKYLRPFFQILIICGDTCRIDVQTLSNCRVCVQVFVDRIVGEVFAMAVESAPIAAAGSPKKAKKGAGGPKKPKSKPTHPPTSSMVDAAIKALKERGGSSLPAIKKYLAVNYMVDVEKLAPFIKKYLKGAVASGKLIQPKGTGASGSFKLPAKEKKEKSTKKPAAKKPKAAAKPKKTGEKEAAKPKKIASPKKKAVGAAKAAKKSGSVKAKAPKEKKPKAAKVAKKAPKPKTAAKKAAPKKTAAKK